GAGAAGTAGCTGATTCAGCTAGAACAACAATAAATAAAGAGGCTGGTACTGGGGAACCAACTTCAAATTGGAAAAGAAGAATGCTTTTATCAGAGCATTCTCCTATCAGACAACTTTTGATCAATGCTAAATGGTATGAACTCAAGTATTGGGTATCTGTTCATCTTGTGAGACATAAATACGGAATTGAACATTGGGTAAGAACACAAAGAACAGATAGAACAGGATTAAATAGAGATGAATTACCTCAAGGGAATACTGTGGAACATGAAATTTTGGCTTCGGCTCAAGCCTTGATTAATATCTCTCGTAAGAGATTATGTATGCAAGCATCAAAAGAGACAAGAGAAGCATGGGAAAGCTTATTAGAGACAGTAAAGGAAAGAGAACCAGAGTTGTATGAAGCATGTGTT
This genomic window from Natranaerovirga pectinivora contains:
- a CDS encoding thymidylate synthase ThyX; amino-acid sequence: MKSKLLSIKGTWREVADSARTTINKEAGTGEPTSNWKRRMLLSEHSPIRQLLINAKWYELKYWVSVHLVRHKYGIEHWVRTQRTDRTGLNRDELPQGNTVEHEILASAQALINISRKRLCMQASKETREAWESLLETVKEREPELYEACVPDCIYRGWCYEYKSCGYHKTKEYEKRLMEYREGVNQ